A region of the Ignavibacteria bacterium genome:
GGCAGTACTTGAAGAAATGGTGAAGAACAGCAAAAGCATGTAGAGCAACAAGAACGGAAAGTGCAGAAAGAGCAAGAAGAACAAAGAAACAGGTAACCGGAAAAAGGAGTAACTGAAATATTTCGAGATTTGATGATGAGATCCCCGCTAAGAGAAAGCGGGGATGACATTCATTATATAATTTGGAAATAAAAATTATTTCTTTGGGACGTTTTTAAGAGTTTCAACGAGATAATCCCAGAACTTTTGAACTGTTGCAATGTTCACCATTTCATCGGGTGAATGCGGATTGCGGATAGTTGGTCCAAAAGAAATCATATCAAGATTCGGGAATACGCCTCCGATAAGCCCGCATTCAAGTCCTGCATGAATAGCGCTAATCTTTGGTTCCTTGCCGAACTGTTTTTTATAGCCCCCAATCATAACTTTAAGAATCGGAGAATTCGGGTTTGGTTTCCAGCCCGGATACTGACCATCGAAAACAATCTTCGAAGCACCAGCGAGTTCAAACACGGATTCCATTTTTCTCTCAAGAGCTTCTTTACCGCTATCTACAGAGCTTCTGAGCAGGCAGATAACAGAAAATTTCTTTTCGGAATTGTCAGATTTAACGATAGCGAGGTTTGTCGATGTTTCAACGAGACCGGGCATATCGTTGCTCATTCTGATAACGTTGTTAGGCAGAGCAAAAATGCAATTAAAGACATTCTTCTGTGACTTTGCGTCTATAACTCCTTCGGGTATTTCAGCCTTTTCAAATTTAATTTCAAGACCAGGATCTGCGGTTGCGAATTCATTTTTAAGAGTTGATTCGAAATTCTTTAAAGCGGATTCAAAATCTTTTGCTTTGGCAGACGGAACAACGACTACTGCATGTGCTTCACGTGGTATAGCATTTCTCAGTGTACCGCCTTCGACAGATGCTAATCTCAGACCGAAATTACGTTCTGCCATTCTAAGGAAACGGAATATAATTTTATTTGAATTACCGCGAAATAGATGTATATCGCATCCTGAGTGACCGCCTTTGAGACCTTTGACTACAATTTTATATGAAGCACTATCTTTCGGAACAGGATTAATTTCATACTTGAATTCAGCGAGAGCGTTCGTACCGCCTGCGCAGCCAATGAACAATTCGCCTTCATCTTCTGAATCGAGATTCATTAATATATCACCTTTCAGATAACCGGGTTTCAAACCGAAAGCACCCGTCATCCCCGTCTCTTCATCGATTGTAAAGAGAGCTTCAATAGGACCGTGGCTCAAATCTTTAGCTTCGAGAATGGCAAGTGCGGCGCATACACCCATTCCATTATCAGCACCGAGTGTTGTACCGGTAGCCTTAACCCATTCGCCGTCGATGCGAGGTTTAATAGGGTCTTTTTCAAAATCATGCTTTGTGTCGCTGTTAGCCTGAGGTACCATATCGAGATGCCCTTGAAGAATGACCCCTTTTCTG
Encoded here:
- a CDS encoding aminoacyl-histidine dipeptidase, whose amino-acid sequence is MAVLNALKPSAIWSHFEEMCAIPHPSKHEDAMRQYVIDFAKKNKLEYEVDAVGNVVIRKPATKGFEDRKGVILQGHLDMVPQANSDTKHDFEKDPIKPRIDGEWVKATGTTLGADNGMGVCAALAILEAKDLSHGPIEALFTIDEETGMTGAFGLKPGYLKGDILMNLDSEDEGELFIGCAGGTNALAEFKYEINPVPKDSASYKIVVKGLKGGHSGCDIHLFRGNSNKIIFRFLRMAERNFGLRLASVEGGTLRNAIPREAHAVVVVPSAKAKDFESALKNFESTLKNEFATADPGLEIKFEKAEIPEGVIDAKSQKNVFNCIFALPNNVIRMSNDMPGLVETSTNLAIVKSDNSEKKFSVICLLRSSVDSGKEALERKMESVFELAGASKIVFDGQYPGWKPNPNSPILKVMIGGYKKQFGKEPKISAIHAGLECGLIGGVFPNLDMISFGPTIRNPHSPDEMVNIATVQKFWDYLVETLKNVPKK